A window from Opitutia bacterium ISCC 52 encodes these proteins:
- a CDS encoding MarR family winged helix-turn-helix transcriptional regulator has translation MKTEHKPSLEMGTESVGFYLSRASIVFRELLKQSLEASSLHEHIKPGMGNLMFALYEQDGQTKTELAQNLHLSKMTITRLVRDVEKQKLVETVADDRDGRATRAQLTPLAKQLEPDYNQLANQLEERIAAHFTPKQLAEFSDT, from the coding sequence ATGAAAACCGAACATAAACCCAGTCTGGAAATGGGCACGGAGTCAGTTGGCTTCTACCTTAGTCGAGCCTCCATCGTTTTTCGCGAGCTTCTAAAACAGTCGCTTGAGGCGTCTTCGCTTCATGAACATATCAAGCCAGGTATGGGGAATTTGATGTTCGCTCTCTACGAACAAGACGGGCAGACGAAAACCGAATTGGCGCAAAATCTTCATCTCTCCAAAATGACCATAACCCGTTTGGTCAGGGATGTAGAAAAACAGAAACTCGTTGAAACGGTCGCAGACGACCGCGATGGACGAGCTACCCGGGCCCAACTAACGCCGTTGGCAAAACAACTGGAACCAGACTACAATCAACTGGCAAATCAACTGGAAGAACGCATTGCAGCTCATTTTACCCCGAAGCAACTAGCGGAATTCAGCGACACTTGA